Proteins encoded by one window of Luteimonas yindakuii:
- a CDS encoding YkgJ family cysteine cluster protein, translating to MTHPCLSCGACCATFRVAFHWSEADPALGGPVPVALTEPLDPHRLVMRGTRSLPSRCNALDAEIGVRAGCTIYPSRPSVCREVEASWEHGRPSPQCDRARSAHGLAPLQPGDWAWREAANEGWPDDGDHDRDPPTPAPPLAA from the coding sequence ATGACCCACCCGTGTCTGAGTTGCGGCGCCTGCTGCGCCACCTTCCGCGTCGCGTTCCACTGGTCGGAGGCCGACCCCGCGCTGGGCGGCCCGGTGCCGGTCGCGCTCACCGAACCGCTCGATCCGCACCGGCTGGTGATGCGCGGCACCCGCTCGCTGCCGTCGCGCTGCAACGCGCTGGATGCCGAGATCGGGGTGCGCGCCGGCTGCACGATCTATCCGTCGCGACCGTCGGTGTGCCGCGAGGTGGAAGCGTCCTGGGAGCACGGCCGGCCGAGCCCGCAGTGCGACCGCGCCCGGTCCGCCCACGGCCTGGCGCCGCTGCAGCCCGGTGACTGGGCCTGGCGCGAGGCCGCCAACGAGGGCTGGCCGGACGACGGCGATCACGACCGCGACCCGCCGACACCGGCACCGCC